A region from the Sutcliffiella horikoshii genome encodes:
- a CDS encoding NAD(P)H-dependent oxidoreductase: MKSKMLVINGHPDAQSYCATLAKAYTEGVQENSKAQVRNIDLSSISFDLNLQHGYSKRTELEKELLEAQEMIRWADHLIFVYPIWWGSTPAVLKGFIDRVFLPGFAFKYRQQSPLWDKLLLGKSAHLIVTSDTPAWYNRLVYHRAGLNVMKRNVLHFCGIKPVRITEIGPIRPSTSGQRDKWIAHVRELGAKLS, encoded by the coding sequence ATGAAATCGAAAATGCTTGTCATTAACGGCCATCCGGATGCACAGAGCTATTGTGCAACCTTGGCCAAAGCATATACGGAAGGAGTTCAAGAGAACAGCAAAGCCCAAGTCCGAAATATCGACTTAAGCTCAATCTCCTTTGACTTGAATCTGCAACATGGATACAGTAAGCGGACAGAACTGGAAAAGGAACTTCTTGAAGCACAGGAGATGATTCGATGGGCAGATCACCTGATATTTGTTTATCCGATATGGTGGGGGAGCACGCCGGCTGTTCTGAAGGGCTTTATCGATCGGGTATTCTTGCCCGGCTTCGCATTCAAATACAGGCAGCAATCACCTTTATGGGATAAGCTTCTATTGGGTAAATCTGCGCACCTGATCGTTACGTCCGACACCCCTGCCTGGTACAATCGACTCGTGTACCATCGGGCCGGGCTGAATGTCATGAAGCGAAACGTACTTCATTTCTGCGGTATCAAACCAGTACGCATAACCGAGATTGGTCCTATCAGACCATCTACATCTGGCCAGCGGGATAAATGGATTGCTCACGTTCGAGAGCTTGGTGCCAAACTCTCCTGA
- a CDS encoding AraC family transcriptional regulator, translated as MINNVLLLDKSRKGANSVIDSGVSVTMLYPIMKSLVHKGVDTDSFFRYVSFDSTVLKQQDARIPTMELERMTNAAAVYTQDDYFGLQMGAFTEFADLGVLGYVMMHCNNIEAALKSFQTYNEVLCSGFNLDWEIVDEDVRIRMFTQSNWNFPRHCAEGMASSLYRLIGILCNRTVPLHEVRFMHESLGGIHPYETVFGVIPTFGDNSTMLCMSKYLLENPVLYSDTRLLFVFETIAKEAIEKLQVTGSFSDEVLQWLEHCLPTHYPTVRQTAEHFQMSVRTLQLRLKEENTSYNELSICVRKQLSIGYLEQLHISIGEIAYALHFSEPSAFSNAFKKWTGVTPLQYRDNLKCKTVD; from the coding sequence ATGATCAACAACGTACTTTTACTTGATAAATCACGCAAAGGGGCGAATTCGGTGATCGATTCGGGTGTTTCTGTTACCATGCTGTATCCAATCATGAAGTCGCTTGTCCATAAGGGCGTGGACACAGATTCGTTTTTCCGGTATGTATCGTTTGACAGCACAGTTTTGAAGCAACAAGATGCTCGTATCCCAACAATGGAGTTAGAGAGAATGACAAACGCGGCGGCGGTCTATACACAGGATGATTATTTCGGATTGCAGATGGGGGCGTTTACGGAATTTGCCGATTTGGGCGTGCTCGGATACGTCATGATGCATTGTAATAACATAGAAGCTGCACTTAAGTCGTTTCAGACTTACAATGAAGTGTTATGCAGCGGATTCAATCTGGATTGGGAGATCGTAGATGAAGATGTGAGAATACGCATGTTTACCCAATCTAACTGGAATTTTCCCCGCCATTGTGCAGAGGGTATGGCCTCTTCGCTCTACCGTCTGATCGGAATTCTGTGTAATCGAACGGTTCCGTTGCATGAAGTCAGGTTTATGCATGAGTCATTGGGAGGAATACATCCATATGAAACAGTGTTCGGAGTGATTCCCACATTTGGAGACAATTCCACAATGCTGTGTATGAGTAAGTACTTGTTGGAGAATCCGGTTCTGTATTCCGATACAAGATTGTTATTCGTATTCGAAACGATTGCCAAAGAAGCCATTGAGAAGTTACAAGTGACAGGATCGTTCTCGGATGAAGTATTGCAATGGTTGGAACACTGTCTTCCGACCCATTATCCGACCGTACGGCAAACTGCGGAACACTTTCAAATGAGTGTGCGAACGTTACAACTTCGTTTGAAAGAGGAGAACACTTCTTATAACGAATTGTCTATTTGTGTGCGAAAGCAATTGTCCATCGGTTATTTGGAACAATTGCATATATCTATAGGTGAAATTGCATATGCTCTCCATTTCTCGGAACCGAGCGCATTCAGTAACGCCTTCAAGAAATGGACGGGGGTAACCCCGTTACAATATAGGGATAACCTGAAATGCAAAACTGTAGATTAA
- a CDS encoding DUF4871 domain-containing protein — protein sequence MLGTFRLVFIGLGLALFVLGCEKETIVYEATPTFVSETEEFVGVEGKVGFLDGVYIANEPRKTLWHFWGPSEDINGAVRVEGTHLETGEKTPLLLDGHSFDYATWEFDHGFTQPNLGATKTMPSYIGFDKPGFWEVSVYTDGNHIGDFIVDVN from the coding sequence TTGCTAGGTACTTTTCGTTTAGTCTTCATTGGATTAGGTTTGGCATTGTTTGTTTTAGGATGTGAGAAAGAAACAATTGTTTACGAAGCCACTCCAACTTTTGTTTCTGAAACGGAGGAATTTGTTGGAGTAGAGGGTAAAGTAGGTTTTTTAGATGGTGTTTATATTGCAAATGAACCCCGAAAGACTTTATGGCATTTTTGGGGACCATCTGAAGATATAAATGGGGCTGTGAGGGTTGAAGGGACTCATTTAGAAACAGGAGAAAAAACCCCATTATTATTAGATGGGCATAGTTTCGATTATGCAACCTGGGAGTTTGACCACGGATTTACTCAACCAAACCTAGGAGCAACGAAGACGATGCCATCCTATATTGGATTCGACAAACCAGGATTCTGGGAAGTTTCCGTTTATACCGATGGCAACCATATAGGAGATTTTATAGTTGATGTAAATTAG
- a CDS encoding class I SAM-dependent methyltransferase, with protein sequence MEFRGSSVYDQSDFYANYMKRRNRQDSPNNAIEGPIMSELVGNIQNKTILDLGCGDASFGKELMQLGARHYTGVEGSEQMIEAARSNLLELDATIFNETMESYDYPSESYDLVTSRFAIHYVSDINRLFQNVYQTLKEDGRFVFSIQHPLTTSSFASKEAGDKRGSWIVDDYFRDGERKEPWINQVVVKYHRTIEQYFTALRQAGFTIQDLREGTPKREHFSSEEEFVRRQRIPVVLAFACGK encoded by the coding sequence ATGGAATTCAGAGGATCTAGTGTTTACGATCAATCGGATTTTTATGCAAATTATATGAAAAGAAGAAATAGACAAGACAGTCCCAACAATGCAATTGAAGGTCCAATTATGTCCGAACTAGTAGGGAACATTCAAAATAAGACCATCTTAGATTTAGGGTGTGGAGATGCCTCGTTTGGTAAAGAACTAATGCAATTAGGGGCAAGGCATTACACAGGAGTCGAAGGTTCTGAACAAATGATAGAAGCAGCTCGCTCTAACTTACTTGAATTAGACGCCACTATATTCAATGAAACGATGGAATCGTATGATTATCCTAGTGAGTCTTATGATCTCGTAACCTCTCGTTTCGCCATTCATTATGTATCAGACATTAACCGCCTGTTTCAAAATGTTTATCAAACCCTAAAAGAGGACGGCAGATTTGTATTTAGCATTCAACATCCACTTACAACTTCATCTTTTGCCAGTAAGGAAGCTGGAGATAAACGTGGGAGTTGGATTGTAGATGATTACTTCCGTGATGGTGAAAGGAAAGAGCCTTGGATTAATCAAGTAGTGGTTAAGTATCATCGTACGATCGAACAATATTTCACAGCACTCAGACAAGCTGGATTTACCATACAAGATTTACGCGAAGGTACACCAAAACGCGAACATTTTAGTAGTGAAGAAGAATTTGTTAGGAGGCAGCGAATACCGGTGGTTTTGGCGTTTGCTTGCGGGAAGTGA
- a CDS encoding DUF2711 family protein: protein MKADRVLPEPHRFAVCAYEDVSIKAFYKGVFNDVYIFFHPFIKPVNIDTELFNSETNPDKFQIINHCEIVTWKEFIALSGLKSYEELDIGLRTRILGLNKEFENKEFKEKINTVSEKDNLVPPTEGMLPALLINKLLGAIKQEKYDWIWVGDEFGAERKLEYIDDLINQDTLARHNLFTHDNSILITTHWDSHFSMICSDDKKKIDRIIERCNLEGFYCDDDTEIYWSVRNTYKG from the coding sequence TTGAAAGCAGATAGAGTCCTTCCAGAACCTCATAGATTTGCAGTTTGTGCCTATGAGGACGTATCAATCAAGGCATTTTATAAAGGGGTTTTTAATGATGTTTATATCTTCTTCCATCCCTTTATTAAACCAGTCAACATAGATACAGAACTGTTTAATTCAGAAACAAACCCAGACAAATTTCAAATTATAAATCATTGTGAAATTGTAACGTGGAAAGAATTCATAGCTCTTAGTGGATTGAAAAGTTATGAAGAGTTAGATATTGGACTTCGCACACGAATACTTGGTTTAAATAAGGAGTTTGAGAATAAGGAATTTAAAGAGAAAATCAACACTGTCAGTGAGAAAGACAATCTTGTGCCACCAACAGAGGGAATGCTGCCGGCTCTTTTGATAAATAAACTGTTAGGTGCAATAAAACAGGAGAAGTATGATTGGATTTGGGTAGGAGATGAATTTGGTGCAGAAAGAAAGTTAGAGTACATAGATGACTTAATCAATCAAGATACTTTAGCAAGACATAACCTTTTTACTCATGATAACTCCATCCTTATTACCACTCATTGGGATAGCCATTTTTCTATGATTTGTTCAGATGACAAAAAGAAGATAGATAGAATAATTGAGCGGTGTAATCTTGAAGGCTTTTATTGTGATGATGATACCGAAATATATTGGAGTGTTCGTAATACGTACAAAGGGTAG
- a CDS encoding GNAT family N-acetyltransferase, with translation MYQYYNGLVIREGTEGVPSEYVEALFEDAGWARNTPAWQKEKFSLIFKNSTWAFTVWDQNKMIGMVRVISDQIMVANIVDLVVLSEYRGKGIGKKIVELCVQKLPHGDWFAHTSANNFSFYEKCGFEVKDLTQNGTCAYYGYIQARRDGHR, from the coding sequence ATGTACCAATATTACAACGGTTTAGTAATAAGGGAAGGAACAGAAGGGGTTCCTTCTGAATATGTAGAAGCTCTTTTTGAGGATGCGGGATGGGCAAGGAATACCCCGGCTTGGCAAAAAGAGAAGTTCTCGCTTATCTTTAAAAACTCTACGTGGGCATTTACGGTGTGGGACCAAAACAAGATGATTGGGATGGTTAGGGTTATCTCAGACCAAATAATGGTTGCTAACATAGTAGATTTAGTTGTTTTATCGGAATATCGTGGGAAAGGTATCGGGAAGAAAATTGTAGAACTTTGTGTTCAAAAACTGCCTCACGGTGATTGGTTTGCACACACCTCCGCTAATAATTTCAGTTTCTATGAGAAGTGCGGTTTTGAGGTAAAAGACTTAACCCAAAATGGGACTTGTGCGTATTATGGATATATTCAAGCTAGGAGAGATGGGCATAGGTAG
- the lysS gene encoding lysine--tRNA ligase translates to MSQEQTALRIEKLLALRSKGIPVYPERFQTNYELYESSTLEDGTAGVRVAGRIMGIRQFSKFSFITISDIQGKLQLLLKKEEVGEQALNDFLDYLDIGDFIGVEGKMYSTKTNEKTLRIEKYELLGKALHTLPDKWHGLSNIDTRYRQRYIDLMMTKETKNRMLMRTKLVRAVRRFLEEKDFLEVETPVLQHTSSGALARPFKTYHNSLDTELNLRIAPETYLKRLIVGGFTKVFEFAKCFRNEGISPQHLQEFTMVEGYAAYWNYEDTMKLMREMIVYVLKQTFDSTVIRIKGQSIDFSLEWNVVSFRELILKDTGIDIDLYPDVKRLHEETKRRNIYLEAEDIETLGRGNFIDLLYKKVCRPYLIEPTFLINHPIDLSPLARAKDDNPAITDRFQLVVNGSEIINAYSELVDPVEQRKRLEAQAILKNGGDTEAMEMDEDYLLAMEYGMPPISGWGFGIERLLMVLTDCETIKDCVLFPLTRK, encoded by the coding sequence ATGAGTCAAGAACAAACAGCCCTCAGAATAGAGAAATTATTGGCTTTAAGATCAAAGGGGATTCCAGTATATCCTGAAAGGTTCCAGACAAATTACGAACTTTACGAATCCTCTACACTTGAGGATGGAACAGCAGGTGTTCGAGTTGCAGGAAGAATCATGGGGATTCGTCAGTTTAGTAAATTCAGTTTTATCACTATTTCAGACATACAAGGTAAGTTGCAACTTCTTCTAAAAAAAGAAGAGGTTGGGGAGCAGGCTTTGAATGATTTCCTCGATTATTTGGATATAGGCGATTTTATCGGTGTAGAAGGGAAGATGTATTCTACGAAAACAAATGAAAAAACGCTGCGTATTGAAAAATATGAACTGCTTGGGAAAGCGTTACACACACTACCGGATAAATGGCATGGATTAAGCAACATAGACACACGGTATAGACAACGATATATAGATTTGATGATGACAAAAGAAACAAAAAATCGTATGTTAATGCGAACAAAATTAGTGCGTGCTGTTCGTAGATTTTTAGAGGAAAAAGACTTCTTGGAGGTGGAAACCCCTGTATTGCAACATACTTCCTCAGGTGCGTTAGCACGCCCGTTTAAAACGTATCATAACTCGCTAGATACGGAACTAAATTTACGAATTGCTCCAGAGACTTATTTGAAAAGGCTTATTGTAGGAGGCTTTACAAAAGTATTCGAATTTGCAAAATGCTTTAGAAATGAAGGGATTAGCCCTCAACATCTTCAAGAATTCACCATGGTGGAAGGCTATGCAGCTTATTGGAATTATGAAGATACGATGAAGCTCATGCGTGAAATGATTGTATATGTCCTAAAACAAACATTTGACTCAACAGTTATTAGGATAAAAGGACAATCGATTGATTTTTCATTAGAGTGGAATGTAGTGTCGTTTAGAGAATTAATTTTAAAAGATACAGGCATAGATATTGATTTGTATCCAGATGTGAAAAGATTACATGAGGAAACAAAACGAAGAAATATTTATTTAGAAGCCGAGGATATCGAGACATTGGGAAGAGGGAATTTCATTGACCTTCTATACAAAAAAGTGTGTCGCCCATATTTAATAGAACCAACCTTTTTAATTAACCATCCAATTGATTTATCACCTTTAGCCAGAGCAAAAGATGACAATCCAGCAATTACAGACCGTTTTCAATTAGTAGTAAATGGTTCTGAAATCATCAATGCCTATTCAGAATTAGTAGACCCTGTTGAACAGAGAAAACGATTAGAGGCCCAAGCCATCTTGAAAAATGGCGGTGATACAGAAGCCATGGAAATGGATGAAGATTACTTATTGGCTATGGAGTATGGAATGCCACCAATTTCGGGGTGGGGATTTGGGATTGAACGATTACTAATGGTACTTACGGATTGTGAAACGATTAAAGACTGCGTATTGTTTCCGTTAACTAGAAAATAA
- the mraY gene encoding phospho-N-acetylmuramoyl-pentapeptide-transferase, with protein sequence MIDQIIPALIAFIIVAILSPLFIDALRKLKLIQPIRKELPSDHQLKKGTPLMFGIILFVGIILSILFSPTPLMYFLCITYILFSFIGFLDDFWKASRQDPGGVSGKTKLILQFTFTGTLLYYVIVELGIGTQINIFKDITLDLPMVLYVIVITLFVVGSANAINFTDGLDGLLGVVAIPTYFFFFVVSDRPEVQLFSLIMIGCLLGFLIYNIYPAKAFMGDTGSLAIGGSLSFLAVLEKVEILIPILFFIYFAEQLSVILQVSSFKLTHKRIFRMTPIHYHFGLKYGWSETTIVTVFGLISWICVFICLAYWRFLLYP encoded by the coding sequence GTGATTGATCAAATAATTCCAGCGCTAATTGCTTTTATTATTGTTGCAATTTTATCTCCGCTATTTATTGACGCCTTGAGGAAGCTTAAATTGATACAACCAATAAGAAAAGAACTTCCTTCCGATCATCAATTAAAGAAAGGCACTCCGTTAATGTTCGGTATTATTCTGTTTGTAGGAATTATACTATCGATTCTTTTTTCACCTACTCCCTTGATGTACTTTTTGTGTATTACGTACATTCTATTTAGTTTTATTGGGTTTTTGGACGATTTTTGGAAGGCTTCGCGTCAAGATCCAGGGGGAGTATCAGGCAAGACTAAACTTATTCTTCAATTTACTTTCACAGGTACTTTGCTTTATTACGTAATTGTCGAACTAGGCATAGGCACCCAGATTAATATTTTTAAAGACATTACTTTAGATTTACCGATGGTGTTATATGTCATTGTCATTACCTTATTTGTTGTGGGATCTGCAAACGCCATCAATTTCACTGATGGATTAGACGGTCTTTTAGGAGTAGTAGCAATCCCTACATACTTTTTCTTTTTTGTGGTTTCAGACAGACCAGAGGTTCAACTTTTTAGTTTAATTATGATTGGATGTTTACTGGGCTTTCTCATCTATAATATATACCCTGCAAAAGCTTTTATGGGTGATACAGGATCATTAGCTATAGGTGGTTCCTTATCCTTTCTTGCCGTTCTCGAAAAGGTTGAAATTCTAATTCCCATTTTGTTTTTCATATATTTTGCTGAGCAACTGTCGGTTATTTTACAGGTTTCCTCGTTTAAACTTACGCATAAACGCATCTTCAGAATGACACCGATTCACTATCACTTTGGCTTAAAATATGGTTGGTCCGAAACGACTATTGTCACAGTGTTTGGATTAATATCTTGGATTTGCGTTTTTATTTGTTTAGCTTATTGGAGATTTCTTCTATATCCATAA
- a CDS encoding DIP1984 family protein yields MKLAEALILRADYQKRVEQLKNRLLQNVRVQEGDEPNEDPKILLKELTELLEKLRLLIQQINKTNLKTKFDKMESLADALASRDLIGQERKIHSELLDQASMKLERYSRAEIKYITTISVKEMQKHVDELSQKYRLYDVKIQELNWKTDLLSS; encoded by the coding sequence ATGAAATTAGCTGAGGCATTAATACTACGGGCAGATTATCAAAAGCGTGTGGAGCAATTGAAGAATAGGTTGCTGCAGAATGTGAGGGTGCAGGAAGGGGACGAACCAAACGAAGATCCAAAGATATTGTTAAAGGAATTAACGGAGCTATTAGAGAAGTTAAGACTTCTGATCCAGCAAATAAACAAGACCAATTTAAAAACGAAATTTGATAAAATGGAGTCACTTGCAGATGCATTGGCATCTCGTGATTTGATTGGCCAGGAACGGAAGATTCATAGCGAACTTCTTGACCAAGCATCCATGAAACTTGAGCGTTATTCACGGGCAGAAATCAAATACATCACAACTATCAGTGTAAAAGAAATGCAAAAGCATGTGGATGAACTGTCACAGAAATATCGATTATATGATGTGAAGATCCAGGAGCTTAATTGGAAAACCGATTTACTTTCTTCATAA
- a CDS encoding quinone oxidoreductase family protein, which produces MKAVIQNEFGNSDVLLYTEVELPKIHEKEVLIKTEYTSVNYADIKQRMGNKGAGDFPLTLGLDVAGTIEEVSGDSPFSKGDRVIAFPKAGSYAEYVVANEQLVFKIPDSLSFKQVATAPTVSILAYILIHEIGQVKKTDTIVIHSAAGGVGSMLVQLAKLAGVKKIIGTVGNLNKEDYVKNLGADVVCTYETFVEEILKLTGNLGANVIFDSVAGEVTSKSLECLALYGTLVQFGNSSGKPGNFKTSDVHSSCRNIKGFSLGTTRKHDPARLAGVAEKVLELFASEKITLPIARVFDLEEAAQAHKLIESRNYEGKILIKV; this is translated from the coding sequence ATGAAAGCAGTCATTCAAAATGAATTCGGTAATTCAGATGTACTTTTATATACGGAAGTCGAATTACCAAAGATTCACGAAAAAGAAGTTTTAATTAAAACAGAATATACGAGTGTAAATTATGCAGATATTAAACAACGCATGGGGAATAAAGGGGCAGGTGATTTTCCATTAACACTTGGATTGGATGTTGCTGGGACAATTGAAGAAGTTTCCGGTGATTCACCATTCTCAAAGGGTGATCGGGTTATAGCTTTTCCGAAAGCGGGTTCCTATGCGGAGTATGTAGTAGCAAATGAACAATTAGTTTTTAAAATTCCAGATAGTCTTTCTTTTAAGCAAGTTGCAACAGCACCCACCGTATCTATTTTAGCTTATATACTAATCCATGAAATTGGCCAAGTGAAAAAAACGGATACCATTGTGATACATAGTGCAGCAGGTGGAGTAGGTTCCATGTTAGTACAATTAGCCAAGCTAGCTGGTGTGAAGAAAATTATCGGAACAGTTGGAAATCTTAATAAAGAAGATTACGTGAAAAATCTAGGTGCAGACGTTGTGTGTACCTATGAAACGTTTGTAGAGGAAATTTTAAAGTTAACCGGTAATTTAGGAGCTAATGTGATTTTTGATTCTGTTGCTGGTGAGGTTACAAGTAAAAGCTTAGAGTGTTTAGCCCTCTATGGCACTCTTGTTCAATTTGGGAATAGCAGCGGCAAACCAGGAAACTTTAAAACAAGTGATGTTCATAGCAGTTGTAGAAATATTAAAGGATTTAGCTTAGGCACTACAAGAAAACATGATCCGGCAAGATTAGCTGGTGTAGCAGAGAAAGTCTTAGAACTTTTTGCTTCAGAAAAAATCACGCTTCCTATTGCCCGGGTGTTTGATTTAGAGGAAGCAGCACAGGCGCACAAACTAATCGAGAGTCGTAACTATGAAGGGAAGATTTTGATTAAGGTATGA
- a CDS encoding alpha/beta fold hydrolase: MPVKDRYAKNKDISIHYLESTDYSPDLTPLVYVPGALGFAEHFEDEMSILSPRHCLSLSLRGNGKSDAPLSAYSLEDHASDIEAVIKESHLKDYCLMAYSMGVPYAIHYASNSPDHIKGMILCDYPAKYPSIPESWVDTVLSNGFIKEDRQYVVRAILRDSKEVELWEDLQQIQCPVLIIKGGTNNSLLKENATEKYKNHLSNVSVVEFSDSGHELWKPDYNRFIKTVTDFLVKLDRLHA; encoded by the coding sequence ATGCCTGTGAAGGATCGTTATGCTAAAAACAAAGATATATCTATTCATTACCTAGAATCGACTGATTACTCTCCTGACCTGACACCATTAGTATATGTTCCTGGAGCTTTGGGATTTGCAGAACATTTTGAAGATGAGATGAGCATTCTATCACCTAGACACTGTTTATCACTAAGTCTCAGGGGAAATGGCAAAAGCGATGCTCCGCTTTCAGCTTATAGTTTGGAAGATCACGCTTCAGACATAGAAGCAGTCATAAAAGAAAGTCATCTTAAAGACTATTGTTTAATGGCGTACTCTATGGGAGTACCATACGCCATTCATTATGCATCTAATTCCCCTGACCATATAAAAGGAATGATCTTATGCGATTATCCAGCTAAGTATCCTTCCATTCCAGAGTCATGGGTTGATACGGTTTTATCAAACGGATTTATTAAGGAAGATCGTCAATACGTCGTTAGAGCAATCCTAAGAGACTCAAAAGAAGTTGAATTATGGGAGGATCTACAGCAGATACAGTGTCCGGTTCTTATTATAAAGGGAGGGACAAACAACTCTCTATTAAAAGAAAATGCTACAGAAAAGTACAAGAATCATTTGAGTAATGTGAGCGTGGTTGAGTTCTCAGATTCAGGTCACGAATTATGGAAACCTGATTATAATAGATTCATTAAGACTGTCACTGATTTTTTAGTGAAGTTGGATCGGCTGCATGCCTAA
- a CDS encoding flavoprotein, with translation MDNQFRKFLDLYLEAWRSSSINRMRDLISKDYKAREIRDGNIIDFGFEESINGWEQGFLFAEENNAKWELKKVSIIPLRTDEIMVIISATMTLKGKSINSAHLFFQTFRKESFGKWKLIRSHIEAGISLDNLRNIQFT, from the coding sequence ATGGATAATCAATTTAGAAAGTTCCTGGATTTATATTTAGAAGCGTGGCGTTCTTCGTCTATAAATAGGATGAGGGATTTAATATCAAAAGATTATAAAGCTAGAGAGATTAGAGATGGAAACATTATTGATTTTGGATTTGAAGAATCAATAAATGGGTGGGAACAAGGCTTCCTTTTTGCAGAAGAAAATAATGCAAAGTGGGAATTAAAAAAGGTTTCTATTATTCCTTTGAGGACAGACGAAATAATGGTAATTATATCTGCAACTATGACTTTAAAAGGTAAAAGTATAAATTCTGCACACTTATTTTTCCAAACCTTTAGGAAAGAAAGCTTTGGAAAATGGAAACTTATAAGAAGTCATATAGAAGCAGGGATCTCATTAGATAACTTAAGGAATATACAATTCACCTAA
- a CDS encoding SRPBCC family protein, whose protein sequence is MPLIEHRQYIKAPVGICFDLARNVDIHTQTTSKTKERAVGGVTKGLLEQGETVTWEAIHFGIKQRLTAKVTLMEPPHKFVDVMVKGAFQSFTHTHQFLEADGGTIMIDNFQYKSPFGLIGVAADKLFLERYMREFIVSRAKELKKIAEKLNQN, encoded by the coding sequence ATGCCTCTGATTGAGCATCGTCAATATATCAAAGCACCTGTTGGGATATGTTTTGATCTAGCAAGGAATGTAGATATTCATACTCAGACTACTTCGAAAACAAAGGAAAGAGCTGTTGGTGGAGTGACAAAAGGGTTACTAGAACAGGGAGAAACTGTCACATGGGAAGCTATTCACTTTGGTATTAAACAAAGGTTGACAGCTAAAGTGACATTAATGGAACCACCTCATAAGTTTGTGGATGTTATGGTGAAGGGAGCTTTCCAGTCTTTTACCCACACTCATCAATTTTTGGAAGCAGATGGTGGGACCATAATGATAGACAATTTCCAATACAAGTCGCCTTTCGGTCTGATTGGAGTTGCTGCCGACAAGTTGTTTTTAGAGAGATATATGAGAGAATTCATTGTTTCGCGTGCAAAGGAATTAAAAAAGATTGCTGAAAAGTTGAATCAAAATTAA
- a CDS encoding DUF3267 domain-containing protein: MSMMIWFKQLPQVSLDSTVWTPFIKNTWFREHYMKFVYLLQVSLLIIPTIFSTRFSHLHTFALILTGILVFILHEFLHIFVINNKGDISLTFSGIFFWINTNAILSKSRFWVFMSLPFIVLSVVPFILSFYVSGDLKLILLFISWFNTLISASDIINSFLIALKPKNTLFCRGYVRVG; encoded by the coding sequence ATATCTATGATGATATGGTTTAAACAATTACCACAAGTTAGTTTAGATTCGACAGTATGGACTCCTTTTATAAAAAACACTTGGTTCCGAGAGCATTATATGAAATTTGTATACCTGCTTCAGGTAAGCCTTTTAATCATACCAACTATCTTCAGTACACGATTCTCTCATTTACATACTTTTGCACTCATCTTAACAGGCATCTTAGTATTTATCCTTCATGAATTTCTCCACATATTTGTCATAAATAATAAAGGCGATATAAGCCTAACTTTTAGCGGTATATTTTTTTGGATCAATACAAATGCCATCCTCTCTAAAAGTAGGTTTTGGGTCTTTATGAGCTTGCCTTTTATTGTGTTATCAGTTGTTCCTTTCATTCTATCGTTCTATGTTTCAGGAGATTTGAAGTTAATCTTATTATTTATTAGTTGGTTCAACACGTTGATTTCTGCCTCAGATATCATCAATTCATTTCTTATTGCACTTAAACCAAAGAACACGCTTTTTTGCAGAGGGTATGTGAGAGTAGGGTAA